The following are from one region of the Heterodontus francisci isolate sHetFra1 chromosome 34, sHetFra1.hap1, whole genome shotgun sequence genome:
- the LOC137349053 gene encoding zinc finger protein 436-like translates to MEKPWKCGDCGKGFSYPSLLDTHRRSHTGERPFTCSVCGKGFTEASHLLRHKHIHTGERPFTCSICGKGFNQPSTLLTHQRVHTGEWPFTCSVCGKGFARPSHLLTHQRVHTGEKPFTCSICGKGFNKSSTLLTHQRVHTGERPFTCSVCEKGFINSSLLLRHQRIHTGERPFICSTCGQGFKQSSHLLSHQRVHTGERPFTCSVCEKGFINSSLLLRHQQVHE, encoded by the coding sequence ATGgaaaaaccgtggaaatgtggagactgtggtaagggtttcagttaccCATCACTGCTGGATACACATCGTCGCagtcacacaggggagaggccattcacctgctctgtctgtgggaagggattcactgaagCATCCCATCTTTTGAGACACAagcacattcacactggggagagaccgttcacctgctccatttgtGGAAAGGGCTTTAATCAGCCgtccaccctgctgacacaccaacgagttcacactggggagtggccattcacctgctctgtgtgtgggaagggattcgctcgGCCATCCCAcctactgacacaccagcgagttcacactggggaaaagccattcacctgctccatttgTGGAAAGGGATTTAATAAATCGTCCACcttgctgacacaccagcgggttcacactggggagaggccgttcacgtgctctgtgtgtgagaagggattcattaATTCATCCCTCCTGCTGaggcaccagcgcattcacactggggagaggccattcatctgctccACTTGTGGGCAGGGATTTAAGCAATCATCCCACCTActgtcacaccagcgagttcacactggagagaggccgttcacctgctccgtgtgtgagaagggattcattaattcatccctcctgctgagacaccagcaagttcatgagtga